The following are from one region of the Halictus rubicundus isolate RS-2024b chromosome 15, iyHalRubi1_principal, whole genome shotgun sequence genome:
- the Acadvl gene encoding acyl-CoA dehydrogenase very long chain has product MLRIANFVAQKPQNFVKIIDSNLRCLATQAAVNNAPNEKPERNTSTKETQSFVMNIFRGHLQPTQVFPFPEILNEDQHDTLKLLIDPFEKFFEEVNDPMKNDENACIDKKTMDMMWETGAFCLQVPQEYGGLGLNNTQYCRCVEVCGYHDLGVGITLGAHQSIGFKGILLFGTPEQKKKYLPKVCNGDMAAFCLTEPSCGSDAGSIRSRAVKSADGSHYVLNGSKIWISNGGLAEIMTVFAKVPTKDPKTGETKEKVTAFIVERSFGGVTSGPPEKKMGIKCSNTTSIYFEDVKVPAENILSEEGQGFKVAMTILNNGRFGMVSALSGTMRYCIKKAADHATQRIQFGRTIDNYGTIQEKLGRMAMLQYVTESLAYTICGNMDSGSQDYHLEAAISKCFASESAWWVCDEAIQILGGMGYMRDAVLERVMRDLRIFRIFEGTNDILRLFVALTGIQYAGSHLTELLRAFKNPTANLGLIFEEATKRATRAIGLGSAPSLTHLVHPKLEESAALCTKGIEMFGQGIEDVLRKYGHGIVDEQFILNRITQVAFDTYTMAVVLSRATMAANKNLPSAEHECIMALTWCTEASDRVKQNLNVISSGKQLDMFNKLNKISRNVCDHGGCVQLNPLGF; this is encoded by the exons ATGCTTCGAATTGCGAATTTTGTTGCTCAAAAACCTCAAAATTTTGTAAAGATTATTGATTCGAATTTGAG ATGTTTAGCAACTCAAGCAGCTGTAAATAATGCACCGAACGAAAAACCGGAAAGAAATACATCAACGAAGGAAACGCAATCCTTTGTTATGAACATTTTTCGAGGCCATTTACAACCAACTCAAGTATTTCCATTCCCAGAAATATTAAATGAAGATCAACATGATACATTAAAACTTTTAATTGAtccttttgaaaaattttttgag GAAGTTAATGATCCAATGAAGAATGATGAAAATGCATGTATAGATAAAAAAACCATGGATATGATGTGGGAGACAGGAGCATTTTGTCTTCAGGTCCCGCAAGAATATGGAGGTTTGGGACTAAATAATACTCAGTACTGCCGATGTGTTGAAGTTTGCGGATACCATGATTTAGGTGTTGGCATTACCTTGGGAGCACATCAGAGTATAGGTTTTAAG GGTATACTTCTATTTGGTACACCAGAGCAGAAAAAGAAATATCTTCCAAAGGTCTGTAATGGAGATATGGCAGCATTTTGTTTAACTGAACCAAGTTGTGGTTCAGATGCCGGTTCAATTCGTTCTCGAGCAGTTAAATCTGCTGATGGTTCACATTATGTATTAAATGGTAGCAAAATTTGGATATCAAATGGTGGTCTAGCAGAAATAATGACTGTGTTCGCAAAAGTTCCAACAAAGGACCCAAAAACAGGAGAAACAAAGGAAAAGGTTACAGCATTTATTGTCGAAAGGTCATTTGGCGGTGTAACAAGTGGACCACCAGAAAAGAAGATGGGTATCAAATGTAGTAATaccacttcaatatattttgaaGATGTTAAAGTACCAgcagaaaatattctaagtGAAGAGGGTCAAGGCTTTAAG GTGGCAATGACCATCCTAAATAATGGTAGATTTGGGATGGTGTCTGCTCTTTCTGGTACTATGCGTTATTGTATTAAGAAAGCAGCTGACCACGCAACGCAGCGTATACAATTCGGACGTACAATTGATAATTATGGAACTATCCAGGAGAAATTAGGTCGCATGGCAATGTTGCAATACGTAACTGAATCTCTTGCGTACACAATTTGTGGTAATATGGATAGTGGAAGTCAAGACTACCATTTAGAAGCTGCAATCtctaaa TGTTTTGCATCGGAATCTGCGTGGTGGGTTTGTGATGAAGCTATTCAAATATTGGGTGGAATGGGGTACATGAGGGATGCTGTTCTTGAACGTGTTATGCGAGATTTGCGCATCTTCAGAATTTTCGAAGGAACTAATGACATCCTCCGTCTCTTTGTTGCACTGACTGGAATTCAGTATGCAGGCAGTCATTTGACAGAATTACTGAGAGCCTTCAAAAATCCCACTGCTAATCTGGGATTAATTTTTGAGGAAGCAACGAAGCGAGCAACACGAGCTATTGGTTTAGGATCTGCACCTAGTCTTACACACTTAGTTCATCCAAAATTGGAAGAAAGTGCTGCACTATGTACTAAG GGTATAGAAATGTTTGGTCAAGGAATAGAAGATGTTCTCAGGAAATACGGACATGGAATTGTGGACGAACAATTTATACTCAACAGAATCACACAAGTAGCTTTTGATACGTATACTATGGCTGTTGTATTGAGCAGAGCAACAATGGCTGCTAATAAAAATCTTCCAAGTGCAGAACATGAATGTATTATGGCCCTGACATGGTGTACTGAa GCGTCCGATCGCGTGAAACAAAACTTGAACGTAATTTCTTCTGGTAAACAATTGGACATGTTtaacaaattgaataaaatttcgaGGAATGTGTGCGATCATGGAGGATGTGTTCAATTGAATCCTCTCGGTTTCTAA
- the LOC143361707 gene encoding leucine carboxyl methyltransferase 1 yields MIKDMADHEAIQATNDDASECKRYAVQLGYWSDPFINFFVKQAGRKAPEINRGYYARVKGIEVFVDKFLKLSGEKSQIINLGAGFDTLYWRLKETGKCPSNFIELDFPSITARKCYHIKKHKQLIDMLNTEDGEIRFSTTDLHAANYHVMGTDLRHISHFTNKLTQAEVNFNLPTMFLTECVLVYVDPSAASALLQWFAGKFPNSIFVNYEQVNMKDKFGQVMLSNLRSRGCLLAGVEDCESLETQQKRFTQNNWEGSNAWTMVEVYDSLPQSERSRIEHIEMLDERELLTQLLQHYCISIAWNGQTLKNLSIAQG; encoded by the exons ATGATAAAAGATATGGCTGATCATGAGGCCATACAGGCCACAAACGACGATGCGAGTGAGTGTAAAAGATATGCGGTGCAACTTGGTTACTGGTCCGATCCATTTATCAACTTTTTCGTGAAACAAGCCGGACGAAAAGCGCCTGAAATCAATCGCGGTTATTACGCGAGAGTGAAAGGGATTGAAGTGTTTGTCGACAAATTTCTCAAG TTGTCTGGTGAGAAAAGCCAAATCATAAACTTGGGTGCTGGATTTGATACACTTTATTGGAGACTTAAAGAAACAGGAAAATGTCCATCAAATTTTATAGAGCTTGATTTTCCAAGCATTACTGCTAGGAAATGCTATCACATCAAGAAGCACAAACAGTTGATAGATATGTTGAATACAGAAG ATGGAGAAATTAGGTTTTCAACAACAGATCTACATGCCGCCAATTATCACGTCATGGGAACTGATCTGCGGCACATATCTCATTTTACTAATAAATTAACACAAGCAGAAGTTAATTTCAATTTACCGACTATGTTCCTTACAGAGTGTGTCTTAGTGTATGTAGATCCAAGTGCAGCTTCTGCACTATTACAATGGTTTGCAGGGAAATTTCCAAATAGTATTTTTGTTAATTACGAACAAGTGAACATGAAAGATAAATTTGGGCAAGTTATGTTGTCTAATTTACGTAGTCGTGGATGTTTGTTAGCAGGCGTAgaagactgcgaatctttggaAACTCAACAAAAACG ATTTACGCAAAATAATTGGGAAGGCTCTAATGCGTGGACCATGGTAGAGGTCTATGATTCGCTGCCTCAATCTGAGCGTAGTCGAATCGAGCATATAGAAATGTTGGATGAACGAGAACTTTTAACTCAGTTATTACAACATTACTGTATTTCGATTGCTTGGAATGGACAAACACTTAAAAATCTGTCTATAGCACAGGGTTAG